The following is a genomic window from Amycolatopsis cihanbeyliensis.
GCATTGGGGCGGCCAGGAACTGCTCCGGGATGGCGAAAGCGTCGACCAGGGTTCGGGCTTGGGGGCGCAACTCCTGGCACAGGTCGTTCACGGCGGCGACCACGGCCTTGGCCCTGCTGGCGCTGAGCCTGCCGTGCTCGAGGAACCAGGCGCGGTCGGCCTCCACGTTGGCCATGACGTACAGGTCGCACACCCGCTCCAGCAGTGCGCGGGCGCCCGCGTCGCCGCAGCGGTCGATGCCGGCGACGAAAGCCTCCAGCACCACCCGGTCGATATGCGCGCGGGCGGCGTGCAGCACGTGGTCCTGGGCGTCGTTGAACACCCGGAACGGGTCGGTGTCGTCGGATGCCGCGCGGCGGAGCCTGCGGGCGACCCCGTCGAGCAGGTGCTCCTCGCGATCCTCGAACAGTTTCAGCTGCCAGCCACGGTCGAACAGGGCGTCCTCGTCGTCCCGGCCGGGTGCGGCGTCCACCAGCCGCTCGATGACCTTGCGGGCGGCCGTGCGCTCGATGACCGCGCCGACGAACTGCTCGGCGACGAACCGGGCGGTGGCCATGGTGCCGAGGTCCTCGAAATGATCCCGGTAGCTGGTCAGCAGGCCCTTGGCGACGAGTTGCAACAGCACCGTGTTGTCGCCCTCGAAGGTGGTGAACACATCGGTGTCCGCCTTCAGCACGGGCAGCAGGTTCTCCGCGAGGTAACCGGCGCCGCCGCAGGCCTCCCGCGCGGCCTGGATGGTGCTGGTGGCGTGCCAGGTGGCCACCGCCTTGATACCCGCGGCCCTGGACTCGAGCTCCCGCTGCCGGTGCTCGTCGTAGCTGCCGCCGCTCTGCAACTCGTCCAGCGCGTCCACCAGTTCCTCCTGCGCGAAGTGCAGCGCGTAGCTGGTGGCCAGCGCGGGCAGCAGGCAACGCTGGTGCGCCAGATAGTCCAGGATCGCCACCTCGTGGCCGTCCGGGTGCCAGAACTGGCGCCGCGTCTCGCCGTAACGCACGGCGATCGCCAGCGCCCGCTTGGTGGCGCTGCCCGCGCTGCCCGCCACGCTCACCCGGCCGCGGATCAGCGTGCCGAGCATGGTGAAGAA
Proteins encoded in this region:
- a CDS encoding acyl-CoA dehydrogenase; translated protein: MTATPEVSASVDPNVLTAVLDGKWAGVRRAIRAEMADTRFRDACDLDVEQHRAQVLDQLHELARSGRPRLGFSPEYGGGGDIGGSLTSFEMLAFGDLSLMVKAGVQWGLFGGAVQLLGTAEHHERYLRPIMDLELPGCFAMTETGHGSDVQHLRTTATYDPGTQEFVINTPDQAARKDYIGNAARDGRMAVVFAQLITEGGSRGVHAFLVPIRDERGRPCAGVRISDCGRKAGLNGVDNGRLVFDEVRVPRTALLNQYGDVAPDGTYSSPIDSDNRRFFTMLGTLIRGRVSVAGSAGSATKRALAIAVRYGETRRQFWHPDGHEVAILDYLAHQRCLLPALATSYALHFAQEELVDALDELQSGGSYDEHRQRELESRAAGIKAVATWHATSTIQAAREACGGAGYLAENLLPVLKADTDVFTTFEGDNTVLLQLVAKGLLTSYRDHFEDLGTMATARFVAEQFVGAVIERTAARKVIERLVDAAPGRDDEDALFDRGWQLKLFEDREEHLLDGVARRLRRAASDDTDPFRVFNDAQDHVLHAARAHIDRVVLEAFVAGIDRCGDAGARALLERVCDLYVMANVEADRAWFLEHGRLSASRAKAVVAAVNDLCQELRPQARTLVDAFAIPEQFLAAPMLSEEP